A genomic segment from Peptococcus niger encodes:
- a CDS encoding biotin--[acetyl-CoA-carboxylase] ligase, giving the protein MQKELLGVFIEHPTTWLSGADLAAALGVSRSAVWKQIEGLRAQGVAIEAAPRKGYRLSAEANLLTAESLAQALPAGTKIAIEGHGLIDSTNKRAVALAGEGAPAWQVVLADAQSAGSGRRGRDFYSPAGVGIYMSVILRPKLPAQEATLLTMAAAVAVAEAAEAFSGEPLGIKWVNDVYRGQRKIAGILTEAALSLEEKSLRWAVVGMGLNVFPQPTVGESVYGSLFDDRPADPLLRARLAADILNRLQKYLAALADRPYLEGYRRRLFFLGKPADLVEPQGRRTVLPVDIDDMGHLIVENSDGQHEVVATGEISLRPHELGG; this is encoded by the coding sequence ATGCAAAAAGAATTGCTCGGTGTCTTTATTGAACACCCGACCACGTGGCTTTCCGGCGCAGACCTGGCTGCGGCGCTCGGGGTTTCGCGGTCAGCTGTTTGGAAGCAGATTGAAGGCCTTCGGGCCCAGGGGGTTGCCATTGAAGCGGCGCCGCGTAAAGGCTATCGGCTCAGTGCCGAGGCCAACCTCCTGACGGCCGAAAGCCTGGCCCAGGCCCTACCGGCGGGAACCAAGATAGCCATAGAAGGCCATGGGCTCATTGATTCCACCAATAAGCGGGCGGTGGCCCTGGCCGGAGAAGGCGCGCCGGCCTGGCAAGTGGTGCTGGCAGATGCTCAATCCGCCGGCAGCGGCCGGCGGGGACGTGATTTTTATTCGCCGGCAGGGGTGGGCATTTATATGAGTGTTATCCTGCGACCAAAGCTTCCGGCGCAGGAGGCCACCCTCCTCACCATGGCCGCAGCAGTGGCTGTGGCGGAAGCCGCGGAAGCTTTTAGTGGTGAACCGCTAGGAATCAAATGGGTGAACGATGTTTACCGTGGCCAGCGTAAAATTGCCGGCATTCTAACGGAAGCGGCCCTTTCTTTAGAAGAAAAAAGCCTGCGCTGGGCGGTGGTCGGGATGGGGTTAAACGTATTTCCCCAGCCGACGGTTGGGGAATCGGTTTACGGCAGCCTCTTTGATGACCGCCCTGCGGACCCCTTGCTGCGGGCGCGGCTGGCAGCGGATATTTTAAACCGTTTGCAGAAATACCTTGCAGCCTTGGCCGACCGCCCCTATTTAGAGGGCTACCGGCGGCGGCTTTTCTTTTTAGGAAAACCGGCAGACCTGGTCGAACCGCAGGGCCGGCGAACGGTCCTGCCGGTGGACATTGATGACATGGGTCATTTGATTGTGGAAAATTCGGATGGACAGCATGAGGTGGTCGCGACCGGAGAAATCAGTTTGCGTCCACATGAATTGGGAGGTTGA
- a CDS encoding YbaK/EbsC family protein, with translation MMTGFERAKNYLDEQGYGDRVAVFTESTATVALAAEQVGCQEAHIAKSLSFYDEGDRAVIIVTAGDGKIDNRRFKDQFGFKAKMLRGEDVQRLTGYEPGGVCPFDLPDGARVFLDASLDRFETVYPACGDAASAVRLTIPELAALSKAQGTIDVCKAWREEADQ, from the coding sequence ATGATGACCGGATTTGAACGCGCAAAAAATTATTTGGACGAGCAAGGCTATGGTGACCGGGTAGCGGTGTTTACGGAAAGTACCGCCACCGTTGCCTTGGCAGCCGAGCAGGTGGGCTGCCAAGAGGCGCATATTGCCAAAAGCCTGAGCTTTTACGATGAGGGGGACCGGGCGGTCATCATTGTTACCGCCGGCGATGGCAAAATTGACAACCGTCGCTTTAAGGACCAATTCGGTTTTAAGGCCAAGATGCTCCGCGGGGAAGATGTTCAGCGCTTGACCGGATATGAACCGGGTGGTGTTTGCCCCTTTGACCTGCCGGACGGGGCCCGGGTATTTTTGGATGCATCCTTAGACCGGTTTGAGACGGTCTACCCGGCTTGTGGTGATGCGGCCAGTGCGGTGCGGTTGACCATCCCGGAACTGGCCGCTCTGAGCAAGGCCCAGGGGACCATAGATGTTTGTAAGGCATGGCGGGAAGAGGCTGACCAATGA
- the ybaK gene encoding Cys-tRNA(Pro) deacylase, whose product MSGKRIKKTNAMRLLTQAKIDYEVFTYRWKEDDLDARHVGAEINRPDDVIYKTLLAQGDKTGPLVAIIPSHLSIDLKKLAHASGNKKVDMLPLKDLEKTTGYIRGGCSPIGMKHQLPSYIDQRVNELDQVIVSAGQRGLQVGLVPQDLIDFIHADVADITMAHL is encoded by the coding sequence ATGAGCGGCAAACGCATAAAAAAAACCAATGCCATGCGCCTCTTGACCCAGGCAAAAATTGATTACGAGGTCTTCACCTACCGCTGGAAAGAGGATGATTTGGATGCGCGCCACGTTGGCGCAGAAATCAACCGACCGGATGACGTGATCTACAAAACCCTGCTGGCCCAGGGCGACAAGACCGGCCCCCTGGTGGCAATCATCCCCTCTCACTTGAGCATTGACCTGAAAAAATTGGCCCATGCCAGCGGCAATAAAAAAGTAGACATGCTGCCCTTGAAAGATTTGGAAAAGACCACCGGCTATATTCGCGGCGGCTGTTCGCCCATCGGCATGAAGCACCAATTGCCCTCCTACATTGATCAGCGGGTCAATGAACTGGACCAAGTGATCGTTTCAGCAGGGCAACGGGGGTTGCAAGTGGGCCTAGTACCGCAAGACTTGATTGACTTTATCCATGCGGATGTGGCAGACATCACCATGGCCCACCTTTAA
- a CDS encoding sulfite exporter TauE/SafE family protein — translation MFTIILLFGFLGLLLQRVSGTGFALVMVPVYTLFLGPVQGVMVSNILNGLGCLLLMLAVWKDLQWRRILLISGFAVIGMAPGIFIIKLLSPGFLQLSIGLLMLFALAVSLRFNVDQPGREGLLPIALCGLGGGFLVTTAGIPAPAMVIYARYINWPFRQFNAAMQGVFFIICLLTTFLKLNSGVPLPGEIFTLPHNVWLFLAALVGMAVGGYLSKIIPVKYASASAFIVSVLGAAIATGRGAWMLFAG, via the coding sequence ATGTTTACAATAATTCTTCTTTTCGGCTTCCTGGGCCTTTTGTTGCAGCGGGTGTCCGGCACCGGCTTTGCCCTGGTCATGGTACCGGTCTATACCTTATTTCTCGGACCGGTCCAGGGGGTTATGGTTAGCAATATTCTGAACGGACTGGGCTGCCTGCTGTTAATGTTGGCCGTGTGGAAAGACCTCCAGTGGCGGCGAATTTTGCTGATTTCCGGCTTTGCGGTCATCGGGATGGCCCCGGGCATTTTTATCATCAAACTTTTGTCGCCCGGTTTTTTGCAGCTGTCTATAGGCCTCCTTATGCTTTTTGCTCTGGCGGTATCCTTGCGCTTTAATGTGGATCAACCGGGGAGAGAAGGACTTTTGCCAATCGCTCTATGCGGTTTGGGCGGCGGTTTCTTGGTGACCACCGCAGGGATTCCTGCACCGGCAATGGTGATTTATGCCCGCTATATCAACTGGCCCTTCCGTCAATTCAATGCAGCCATGCAAGGTGTATTTTTTATCATCTGCCTCCTAACCACTTTTTTAAAACTAAACAGTGGTGTACCGCTTCCAGGGGAAATTTTTACTCTGCCCCATAATGTTTGGCTCTTCCTGGCCGCCTTGGTCGGCATGGCCGTAGGTGGTTATTTGAGCAAAATTATTCCGGTCAAGTATGCCAGCGCCTCGGCCTTTATCGTCTCCGTCTTAGGCGCTGCCATTGCAACCGGACGAGGGGCCTGGATGCTTTTCGCCGGTTAA
- a CDS encoding FAD-binding oxidoreductase gives MSNFTYNKVTPELVEQFEAIAPGKVITGDSINPDYAKDEMPIYGTGAPEVLIEATSTEAVSSIVKLCYEHSIPVVPRGAGTGLTGAGVAHQGGVMIDMTKMNRILEYDMENFVVRVQPGVLLNDLAEDAQKRGLLYAPDPGEKFATLGGNVATNAGGMRAVKYGATRDYVRAMTVVLPTGEVVKLGATVSKTSTGYSLINMLIGSEGTLGIITELTLKLLAKPAADISLIIPYENLEECIATVPLFFLNHLQPQALEFMEREIVLSSERYLGRSIFPQEHDGVEIGAYLLVTFDGDSAEALESVVEKAAEVVLEAGAIDVLIADTPAKKKDAWAARSSFLEAIEAETKLLDECDVVVPVNQIAKYLTYVNGVGEKYDFAVKSFGHAGDGNLHIYTCSNDMEEDEFKRQVDEFMWDIYRKAQEVGGLLSGEHGIGYGKMTYLSELSGPVSMRLMEGIKEVFDPKMIMNPGKVCYPLEAK, from the coding sequence ATGTCAAACTTCACTTACAACAAAGTAACGCCTGAATTGGTTGAACAATTCGAGGCCATCGCACCAGGTAAAGTAATTACGGGCGATTCCATCAATCCGGACTATGCAAAAGATGAAATGCCTATTTACGGCACCGGAGCACCTGAAGTACTGATTGAAGCAACATCTACAGAAGCAGTTTCATCCATTGTTAAGTTATGCTACGAACATAGCATTCCGGTTGTACCACGTGGTGCAGGAACCGGTTTGACGGGGGCCGGGGTGGCACACCAGGGCGGGGTCATGATTGACATGACCAAGATGAACCGTATCTTAGAATACGATATGGAAAATTTTGTCGTCCGTGTGCAGCCGGGTGTTCTTTTGAACGATCTTGCAGAAGATGCGCAAAAGCGCGGTTTGCTCTACGCACCGGACCCGGGCGAAAAATTTGCCACCTTGGGCGGCAATGTGGCCACCAATGCAGGTGGTATGCGGGCCGTTAAATATGGTGCAACGCGTGATTATGTACGCGCCATGACCGTGGTCTTGCCGACCGGTGAAGTGGTGAAGTTGGGGGCAACTGTTTCCAAGACCAGCACCGGTTACAGCCTGATCAATATGCTGATCGGTTCAGAAGGGACCCTGGGGATTATTACCGAATTAACCTTGAAACTCCTGGCCAAGCCTGCAGCAGACATCTCTCTCATTATTCCGTATGAAAATTTGGAAGAGTGCATTGCGACGGTTCCACTTTTCTTCCTGAACCATCTTCAACCGCAGGCTCTGGAATTCATGGAACGTGAGATTGTTTTATCATCCGAACGCTACCTCGGCCGTAGTATTTTCCCGCAGGAGCACGACGGCGTTGAAATAGGGGCCTACTTACTGGTGACCTTTGACGGCGACTCGGCTGAAGCGCTGGAAAGTGTTGTTGAAAAAGCGGCAGAAGTGGTTCTTGAAGCCGGCGCCATTGACGTATTAATCGCCGATACACCGGCCAAGAAAAAAGATGCTTGGGCAGCGCGCAGCTCCTTCCTGGAAGCCATTGAAGCGGAAACCAAGCTTTTGGATGAATGCGATGTTGTCGTTCCGGTCAACCAGATCGCCAAATACTTGACCTATGTCAATGGAGTTGGTGAAAAATACGACTTTGCCGTTAAATCATTTGGCCATGCCGGTGATGGGAACCTGCACATTTACACCTGCAGCAACGATATGGAAGAAGATGAATTCAAACGCCAAGTGGACGAATTCATGTGGGATATCTACCGCAAAGCACAAGAAGTGGGTGGCCTTTTGAGCGGTGAACACGGCATCGGTTACGGCAAAATGACCTACCTGTCAGAACTGTCCGGTCCGGTGAGCATGCGTTTGATGGAAGGCATCAAAGAAGTCTTTGACCCGAAGATGATCATGAATCCGGGGAAAGTATGCTATCCGCTTGAAGCAAAATAA
- a CDS encoding acyl-CoA dehydrogenase family protein gives MAYLISEEAQDLLKDVKRFCENEVVEQCKEYDRSGEWPKEIYDKAIEQGYHALEVPEEYGGPGLSRVDVAALIEEMAIADAGFATTISASGLGTKPVLIAGSEEQKKRVCDIILEGGFGAFCLTEPGAGSDASAGKTTAVLDGDEYVLNGRKCFITNGGVASFYCVTAMTDKSQGTRGISMFLVEKGTPGLSTGHEEDKMGIRTSNTCDVVFEDCRIPKENLLGEEGKGFKIAMQTLDQARTWMGCVSAGIAQRGINEAIAYGKERVQFGRPILKFQALQFKIADMAMKAEVARQMVAHSLTLMDMGLPHSKESAIAKCYASDIAMEVASEAIQMFGGYGYSREYPVEKLLRDAKIFQIFEGSNEIQRIVIANNTIGRI, from the coding sequence ATGGCTTATTTAATTTCTGAAGAAGCACAAGACTTATTGAAAGACGTCAAACGGTTCTGCGAAAACGAAGTTGTTGAACAATGCAAGGAATACGACCGCAGCGGTGAATGGCCGAAAGAAATTTATGACAAAGCCATCGAACAAGGCTACCATGCCCTGGAAGTGCCTGAAGAATACGGTGGCCCGGGCTTATCCCGCGTTGATGTTGCTGCTTTAATTGAAGAAATGGCCATTGCTGATGCCGGTTTTGCTACCACCATTTCCGCCAGCGGTCTGGGGACCAAACCGGTCTTGATTGCCGGCTCTGAAGAACAGAAAAAACGCGTTTGCGATATTATTTTAGAAGGCGGCTTCGGCGCATTCTGCTTAACTGAACCGGGCGCAGGCTCTGATGCCAGCGCAGGGAAAACCACCGCTGTCTTAGATGGCGATGAATATGTCCTGAACGGCCGTAAATGCTTCATCACCAACGGCGGCGTTGCATCATTCTATTGTGTCACCGCCATGACCGACAAGAGCCAGGGTACCCGTGGGATTTCCATGTTCTTGGTAGAAAAAGGCACCCCGGGACTCAGCACCGGTCATGAAGAGGATAAGATGGGGATTCGTACCTCTAACACCTGCGACGTGGTCTTTGAAGACTGCCGCATCCCGAAAGAAAACCTCTTAGGTGAAGAAGGTAAGGGCTTTAAGATTGCCATGCAGACCCTTGACCAGGCACGTACCTGGATGGGTTGCGTCTCTGCCGGGATTGCTCAACGCGGCATCAACGAAGCCATTGCTTATGGTAAAGAACGCGTTCAGTTCGGTCGCCCGATCTTGAAATTCCAAGCCTTACAATTTAAGATTGCCGACATGGCTATGAAAGCTGAAGTGGCCCGTCAAATGGTTGCGCACTCCCTGACCTTGATGGACATGGGTCTGCCCCACTCCAAAGAAAGCGCCATTGCTAAATGCTACGCTTCCGATATCGCTATGGAAGTTGCTTCTGAAGCCATTCAAATGTTTGGCGGTTACGGCTACAGCCGCGAATATCCGGTTGAAAAATTACTGCGTGATGCGAAGATCTTCCAAATCTTTGAAGGATCCAACGAAATTCAACGCATCGTTATCGCCAACAATACAATCGGCAGAATCTAA
- a CDS encoding electron transfer flavoprotein subunit beta/FixA family protein → MDILVCIKQVADDSIDISFDASKDAIDFNGAEQVVNAFDTYALEMAARLKEADEGEITVLSVGPDSAKNSLKNCLAVGAEKAALITCDDYQEKDPKQIAQLLAKGIKDLEAERGGAFDLIFCGKESTDQASGQVGLMLANELGYGVMTNVIDIEKAGDVMKAKHQTDVGYDLIEAGMPVVLTVEKPKYEPRYPTVKSKMAARKKPIEELSPADASAHGYEVVKVYGPPKREAGVKIVAESAEDAVAQAMEHVLAAKVL, encoded by the coding sequence ATGGATATTTTAGTTTGTATCAAACAGGTGGCAGATGATTCCATTGATATCTCGTTTGACGCTTCCAAAGACGCCATTGATTTCAATGGAGCGGAACAAGTGGTCAACGCATTTGACACCTATGCCCTGGAAATGGCAGCCCGCTTAAAAGAAGCTGATGAAGGAGAAATCACCGTCCTCTCTGTCGGCCCGGACAGCGCCAAGAACTCTTTGAAAAACTGCCTGGCAGTTGGTGCTGAAAAAGCCGCTTTGATCACCTGTGATGATTACCAAGAAAAAGATCCCAAACAAATTGCCCAATTATTGGCCAAAGGGATTAAGGACCTGGAAGCAGAACGCGGCGGCGCATTTGATTTGATTTTCTGCGGTAAAGAAAGTACCGACCAAGCTTCCGGTCAAGTCGGTCTTATGCTGGCCAATGAGCTCGGCTACGGTGTCATGACCAACGTTATTGACATTGAAAAAGCCGGCGACGTCATGAAAGCAAAACATCAAACAGATGTCGGCTACGATTTAATTGAAGCCGGTATGCCGGTTGTGCTCACGGTGGAAAAACCGAAATATGAACCGAGATATCCGACCGTTAAGAGCAAAATGGCAGCTCGTAAAAAACCGATTGAAGAATTAAGCCCTGCTGATGCCTCCGCTCATGGCTATGAAGTCGTTAAAGTATACGGCCCGCCGAAACGTGAAGCCGGGGTCAAAATTGTGGCTGAGTCCGCTGAAGACGCCGTGGCACAAGCCATGGAACACGTTCTTGCGGCCAAAGTACTTTAG
- a CDS encoding electron transfer flavoprotein subunit alpha/FixB family protein produces the protein MSLGDGKNVLVFVEVVDGAPVNNAMEALGLGRELAQAKGEEVCAVVIGSDIDAAAEACAKGGADKVFTVAQDAWQLEAYASILGQLIEKYAPALVLAAANQNGKDLEALLADRFNTVAVSDLVGARIEDGALIMTTPLYGGGVWNDVKVEGHPKFATVRSGTGKKVPAEEATSGEIVKEDVSPEADLLRTKIADTVKEVAETVNLEEAEIVVVGGRGMGSKENFKLVHDLADVLGGVVGGTRPVVEDEWVPHPQQVGQSGKIVSPKFYVGCGVSGATQHLTGILGSDFILAINKDEEAPIFDVADCGIVGDVNVIIPLLMDEFKKAKQA, from the coding sequence ATGAGCTTAGGAGATGGAAAAAACGTCTTAGTATTTGTTGAAGTGGTCGATGGGGCCCCGGTCAACAATGCTATGGAAGCCCTGGGTCTCGGTCGTGAACTGGCCCAGGCCAAAGGCGAAGAAGTTTGTGCTGTTGTCATTGGTTCGGATATTGATGCAGCTGCAGAAGCTTGCGCAAAAGGTGGCGCTGATAAGGTCTTCACCGTTGCTCAAGACGCATGGCAGCTTGAAGCCTATGCATCTATCCTAGGGCAGTTAATCGAAAAATATGCGCCGGCCTTGGTCTTAGCAGCCGCCAACCAAAACGGCAAAGACCTTGAAGCCCTCTTGGCTGATCGCTTCAATACCGTTGCTGTCAGTGATCTGGTTGGTGCCCGCATTGAAGATGGCGCCCTCATCATGACCACCCCCTTATACGGCGGCGGCGTTTGGAACGACGTTAAAGTTGAAGGCCACCCGAAATTTGCCACCGTTCGCTCCGGTACCGGTAAAAAAGTACCGGCAGAAGAAGCCACCAGTGGTGAAATCGTTAAGGAAGACGTCAGCCCTGAAGCAGACCTTCTGCGGACGAAAATTGCAGATACCGTTAAAGAAGTGGCTGAAACCGTTAACCTGGAAGAAGCTGAAATCGTCGTTGTCGGCGGTCGCGGTATGGGCAGCAAAGAAAACTTCAAACTGGTCCATGACCTTGCCGATGTACTCGGCGGTGTTGTCGGTGGGACCCGCCCCGTTGTTGAAGATGAATGGGTACCGCATCCGCAGCAAGTCGGTCAATCCGGTAAAATCGTTTCCCCGAAATTCTACGTCGGTTGTGGCGTTTCCGGTGCAACCCAGCATTTGACCGGTATTTTAGGCTCCGACTTTATTTTAGCAATCAATAAAGATGAAGAAGCCCCGATCTTTGACGTAGCAGACTGTGGGATTGTCGGTGACGTTAACGTCATCATCCCCCTGTTAATGGATGAATTTAAAAAAGCGAAACAAGCTTAG